A region from the Catellatospora sp. TT07R-123 genome encodes:
- a CDS encoding urease accessory protein UreF, producing the protein MDTAYLLLSDGRFPSGGHAHSSGLEAAVAAGRVRDLAGVTAFLRGRLHTAASVAAAFTAAAHRTPTPAFLIELDGELEARTVSPALRLASRRQGRALLRAGRATWPSELYATLPPHPDGPHQAITLGVVAAAAGLSAEQAAQIAVFHTVTGPASAAVRLLGLDPYQVQRQLALLAPVCDAVAAAAAALAHKPPAELPSHSAPLADISAELHATWEVRLFAS; encoded by the coding sequence ATGGACACCGCGTACCTGCTGCTGTCGGACGGGCGGTTCCCGTCCGGTGGCCACGCCCACTCCAGCGGGCTGGAGGCGGCGGTGGCCGCCGGGCGGGTCAGGGACCTGGCCGGGGTGACCGCGTTCCTGCGCGGCCGCCTGCACACGGCCGCCTCGGTCGCCGCCGCCTTCACCGCCGCCGCCCACCGCACCCCCACCCCGGCCTTCCTCATCGAGCTGGACGGGGAGCTGGAGGCGCGGACGGTGTCACCCGCGCTGCGGCTGGCCAGCCGCCGCCAGGGCCGGGCCCTGCTGCGGGCCGGGCGGGCCACCTGGCCGTCGGAGCTCTACGCCACGCTGCCGCCACACCCGGACGGCCCGCATCAGGCGATCACGCTGGGCGTGGTGGCGGCCGCGGCGGGGCTCAGCGCCGAGCAGGCGGCCCAGATCGCGGTGTTCCACACGGTGACGGGTCCGGCCAGCGCGGCGGTGCGGCTGCTGGGGCTGGACCCGTACCAGGTGCAGCGGCAGCTCGCACTGCTCGCACCGGTCTGCGACGCCGTCGCGGCGGCCGCCGCCGCGCTGGCGCACAAACCGCCCGCCGAACTTCCGTCGCACAGCGCCCCGCTGGCCGACATATCCGCCGAACTGCACGCCACCTGGGAGGTGCGTCTCTTTGCTAGCTGA
- the ureG gene encoding urease accessory protein UreG, translating to MLADHDETVPHTHPEPGTDPHPPLPVLDRAVRVGIGGPVGSGKTALVAALCRALSAELRLAVVTNDIYTTEDADFLKRAGVLDPQRIMAVETGCCPHTAIRDDISANLDAVEELEQRLGPLDLVLVESGGDNLTATFSKGLIDQQIFVVDVAGGDKVPRKGGPGVTTSDLLVINKTDLAPLVGADLSVMDRDARARRGDLPTIFLSIAQDKLATPVADWVRHLVAHSRGHAHALAG from the coding sequence TTGCTAGCTGACCACGACGAGACCGTTCCGCACACCCACCCCGAACCGGGGACCGACCCGCACCCGCCGCTGCCGGTGCTCGACCGCGCCGTGCGCGTCGGCATCGGCGGCCCGGTCGGGTCCGGAAAGACCGCGCTGGTCGCGGCCCTGTGCCGGGCGCTGTCGGCCGAGCTGCGGCTCGCGGTCGTCACCAACGATATCTACACCACCGAGGACGCCGACTTCCTCAAGCGGGCGGGCGTGCTCGACCCGCAGCGGATCATGGCGGTGGAGACCGGCTGCTGCCCGCACACCGCCATCCGCGACGACATCTCCGCCAACCTCGACGCCGTCGAGGAACTGGAGCAGCGGCTCGGCCCGCTGGACCTGGTGCTGGTCGAGAGCGGCGGCGACAACCTCACCGCCACGTTCAGCAAGGGCCTGATCGACCAGCAGATCTTCGTGGTCGACGTGGCCGGGGGCGACAAGGTGCCGCGCAAGGGCGGGCCGGGGGTGACCACGTCCGACCTGCTGGTCATCAACAAGACGGACCTGGCGCCGCTGGTCGGCGCGGACCTGTCGGTGATGGACCGCGACGCCCGCGCCCGCCGCGGCGACCTGCCGACGATCTTCCTGTCGATCGCGCAGGACAAGCTCGCCACCCCGGTCGCCGACTGGGTACGCCACCTGGTCGCGCACAGCCGCGGCCACGCCCACGCCCTGGCCGGCTGA
- a CDS encoding urease accessory protein UreD: MRALARVTAVADGRGGTRLAQVRGEPPLVLRHTPAPTGPAVVHLVGAAAGPLAGDDLRLEIEVGPGAALRLHSVAASVALPSRVAAASRLTVAVAVAAGGRLDWLPEQLVAARGCHHVSASTVELAEGARLVWREELICGRHGEAPGDAVIETSVTYAGRPLLRQSTAVGPAAAGWNGPAVLGGAKATGSLLRVEPGGPVPAARVVAPTAVLVPLATGPASLVTATAPDAHTLRGYLDGAAVDLSGQAA; encoded by the coding sequence ATGCGGGCACTGGCCCGGGTGACCGCCGTCGCCGACGGCCGCGGCGGCACCCGGCTGGCCCAGGTACGCGGCGAGCCGCCACTGGTCCTGCGGCACACCCCCGCCCCGACCGGACCCGCCGTGGTGCACCTGGTCGGGGCGGCGGCCGGGCCGCTGGCCGGCGACGACCTGCGGCTGGAGATCGAGGTCGGCCCGGGGGCCGCGCTGCGCCTGCACAGCGTCGCCGCGTCGGTGGCGCTGCCGTCGCGGGTCGCCGCCGCGTCCCGGCTGACCGTGGCCGTGGCCGTCGCGGCCGGCGGCCGCCTCGACTGGCTGCCCGAGCAGCTGGTGGCCGCGCGCGGCTGCCACCACGTGTCGGCCTCGACGGTCGAACTGGCCGAGGGGGCGCGGCTGGTATGGCGGGAGGAGCTGATCTGCGGGCGGCACGGCGAAGCACCCGGTGACGCGGTGATCGAGACGTCGGTGACGTACGCGGGGCGGCCGCTGCTGCGGCAGTCCACGGCGGTCGGCCCGGCGGCGGCCGGATGGAACGGCCCGGCGGTCCTCGGCGGCGCGAAGGCCACCGGATCGCTGCTGCGGGTCGAGCCGGGCGGGCCGGTGCCCGCCGCCCGGGTGGTCGCGCCGACGGCGGTGCTGGTGCCGCTGGCGACCGGCCCGGCGAGCCTGGTCACGGCGACAGCCCCGGACGCGCACACCCTGCGCGGCTACCTCGACGGGGCGGCCGTGGACCTGTCCGGCCAGGCCGCGTAG
- a CDS encoding fibronectin type III domain-containing protein has translation MGQPLPGSAQQARNLVLDLGRMLSDITSGRDVAEVHQRLLDQFDAADHDSRIDAMEVGRQEFAETWTALREGRALPVPAWEQVVLPTIVTFSDAQYRKSNLELATSTWLAARAAVDAVPDFAAAVAEAAAPASPAAPAAEAPTVRSMTTNTVRTPIIEAAAPKAAPLDSAVASHRPRRRRALLAVLAIAASAAVVVALLLVNGTGGKDPDGPAVPAGMPLPGLSAGVMASHGGTPVTLPTAPPTASPQPMPVISGDPTPAPVWSPAPAASTGPGASAPPAPVAPSAPTGLTAVAADEHAVWLAWSEPADAGTGGIAYYRILQDGEFIGWTRATSATITGLAPGTSYTFAIVACNAAGLLSPPSGQITAMTASPPSPAPSTAPASPSPAEEPSPTPPEPSAEPPSPTPAASPSPEEASPQQVPTDPDPA, from the coding sequence GTGGGCCAGCCACTCCCCGGATCGGCGCAGCAGGCTCGCAACCTCGTCCTGGACCTGGGACGGATGCTGTCCGACATCACCTCGGGGCGCGACGTCGCCGAGGTGCACCAGCGGCTGCTGGACCAGTTCGACGCCGCCGACCACGACAGCCGCATCGACGCGATGGAGGTCGGGCGGCAGGAGTTCGCCGAGACCTGGACGGCGCTGCGGGAAGGGCGGGCGCTGCCCGTGCCGGCCTGGGAGCAGGTGGTGCTGCCCACCATCGTGACCTTCAGCGACGCGCAGTACCGCAAGAGCAACCTCGAACTGGCGACGTCCACCTGGCTGGCGGCGCGGGCCGCCGTCGACGCGGTGCCCGACTTCGCGGCGGCCGTCGCCGAAGCGGCCGCCCCGGCCTCGCCCGCCGCACCGGCGGCCGAGGCGCCGACGGTGCGCTCCATGACGACCAACACCGTCCGTACGCCGATCATCGAGGCGGCGGCGCCGAAGGCCGCCCCGTTGGACTCCGCGGTGGCCAGTCACCGGCCCCGGCGGCGCCGCGCCCTGCTCGCGGTGCTCGCGATCGCCGCCAGTGCGGCCGTGGTCGTGGCGCTGCTGCTGGTCAACGGAACCGGCGGCAAAGACCCCGACGGCCCGGCGGTGCCGGCCGGCATGCCGCTGCCGGGGCTCTCGGCCGGGGTGATGGCCAGCCACGGCGGCACCCCGGTCACCCTGCCCACCGCGCCGCCCACGGCCAGCCCGCAGCCGATGCCCGTCATCAGCGGCGATCCCACCCCCGCGCCGGTATGGAGTCCCGCGCCCGCGGCCAGCACCGGGCCGGGGGCCTCGGCGCCGCCCGCACCCGTGGCTCCGTCCGCGCCCACGGGCCTGACCGCCGTCGCCGCCGACGAGCACGCCGTCTGGCTGGCCTGGTCGGAACCGGCCGACGCCGGGACGGGCGGGATCGCCTACTACCGCATCCTCCAGGACGGGGAGTTCATCGGCTGGACCCGCGCCACCAGCGCCACGATCACCGGTCTGGCGCCGGGCACGTCGTACACGTTCGCGATCGTCGCCTGCAACGCCGCCGGGCTGCTGTCGCCGCCCAGCGGCCAGATCACCGCGATGACCGCGTCGCCGCCCAGTCCGGCCCCGTCGACCGCGCCCGCCTCGCCGTCGCCCGCCGAGGAGCCGTCGCCCACGCCGCCCGAGCCCTCGGCGGAACCGCCGTCGCCGACCCCGGCGGCGTCGCCGTCGCCGGAGGAGGCGTCCCCGCAGCAGGTGCCGACCGACCCCGACCCGGCCTGA
- a CDS encoding neocarzinostatin apoprotein domain-containing protein, whose protein sequence is MKPVSLLSVLVLVAAGSLVASSPAVALDGPPAAHVTPRFGLSTASTVTVSGSGLPAHTEVAVVECDVETYDTGDGLVGCPAVRTVTTSATGTASVQLNPRDPVYRSLEYGDPVPVYCRADACRYFFEWTDSAGLHSVGTDVLHFTGSPATITATPAAGLADGQRVKVTGTAKGSTGRYVTIVEASCFQIIQGSGCNGNLPLATVPLRADGTFRATVTVFRYLGDGQDCVGDFYGCQLHVVVLGPDGRPDDTFGVSSIGQPAVPLEFAP, encoded by the coding sequence GTGAAACCTGTCTCCCTGCTGTCCGTACTGGTGCTCGTCGCGGCAGGAAGCCTGGTGGCGTCCAGCCCGGCCGTCGCGCTGGACGGGCCGCCCGCCGCCCACGTGACGCCCCGGTTCGGGCTGTCGACCGCGTCCACGGTCACCGTCAGCGGGTCGGGGCTGCCCGCGCACACCGAGGTGGCGGTGGTCGAATGCGACGTGGAGACGTATGACACCGGCGACGGCCTCGTCGGCTGCCCGGCGGTCCGGACCGTCACCACCTCCGCCACCGGCACGGCCTCGGTGCAGCTCAACCCCCGTGACCCGGTGTACCGCAGCCTCGAATACGGCGACCCGGTCCCGGTCTACTGCCGCGCCGACGCCTGCCGCTACTTCTTCGAGTGGACCGACAGCGCCGGTCTGCACTCGGTCGGCACCGACGTCCTGCACTTCACCGGCTCCCCCGCCACGATCACCGCCACGCCCGCCGCGGGCCTGGCCGACGGCCAGCGGGTCAAGGTGACCGGCACCGCGAAGGGCTCGACCGGCCGCTACGTGACCATCGTCGAGGCGAGCTGCTTCCAGATCATCCAGGGCAGCGGCTGCAACGGGAACCTGCCGCTGGCAACCGTGCCGCTGCGGGCCGACGGCACGTTCCGGGCCACGGTCACGGTGTTCCGGTACCTCGGTGACGGGCAGGACTGCGTGGGCGACTTCTACGGCTGCCAGCTGCACGTCGTGGTGCTCGGCCCGGACGGGCGGCCCGACGACACGTTCGGGGTGAGCAGCATCGGGCAGCCTGCGGTGCCGCTGGAGTTCGCGCCCTGA